CCACGATATACAGGGGCCTCTCCATTATGCGAATTAACCGAAACCGTGCCATTAATTATCGACGCCTCTTAGTGCTTAGCTACGTTGATCGATCGTTTCCAGGGAAACGGTTGCcaaattgggagcttggaaataggaatttggaaattagagaacttgGAGTTAgggatagaaatttgatatgtgaAAAATTCAGGccattgcaaatttggaaatctaaaaatttgacacACGAGAAGTCTATAAACTTCAGAACTCCAGCTACAAAATTTAATGCTAACTTAAAAAATTCGGTAAAATTTCCTCCCCTGAAATAATTCACCACCTGAACACCCCAAGCACGAAAGATGAAAATGCCAGAAGTCCAACATATTTGTAAACGGTTATAAATTGATGGCATCCATAAAAAAGGTTATCGAAGCTATTATGGATTATTATACTGATTAACCGTAATGGGCGTGTCGTCGTAGGATGATGAGTGCAGGTTTGCCTGCAAACGTGCTGAAATTGCAGGACGAGGCTGTATACAACATTTAACTGCAACTCGTACACGCTTCTACGTGAACGAAAGCCGATACACGTTTATATTGCACGGCATCAAAACGTTACGTGACAAGGTTGCAAGTTTCTACACGGATGTTAAAACTCGTGTGACCAGATTGCGCTCGAGCGCTATTGTGCCCCTGTGTACGTGCATTCAGTCGACGATTATAGCCGGATCGTGTCGAATTGCTACGTGTTAAATATTACGAGGCACTTGGCGAACTTTCGTGCAAAATTTCCCTCATCGTCCCAAGACGGGTTCGATTTTTATTTCCTGCTAAATGTGTTGTAATTCTGTGTCGAAACGGGGATTTCGATGAACCTCGATTAAGACTTAATAGGTACACGCTGTTCTGCATAATATATTACGTAAATTAATGTTCAAACTTTGACGAGATATTTGGGTAAAAATTTAGACGGCAATCCTACTCCTTAATACTCCTCAATAATTTCATACTTAAcgaatgttataaattaatacatttgtcTATTGAATTGTCAGAAAGTTATTCGTAGGAAAATTCTTTGTGTTCATATTTCTGAAAAATTCAATTCGATGCACCAAAAGGTTCCAtgtttttgacattttttgtcACGATTATGCGTAGCTAATGGAGGGTACTTAGTCGAGACACTAGgtataatattgaaaacttaCATCGAGGTAGTGCAATTTTATGCAAATGAATGCACCGTGATTGTGAAGGTACTTTACTGCAGGCATAAGcataatttgaaattgtgaaCCATCAGCAGGTGAACCACAACGAATTAAaccatttaataaatattatcccTTATATATGGTCTTTTAATGGTGCAccgtaaaatttccaatttgtacGCAAACTATGagattatattataaaacttgGCACAACTTTCATTCAATATATGCgaccattaaaaaaaatatctcgATGTTCGACATAAATGGCATTGAATATTTTAAGATGGCAATGAGGATTCGCGATAGCTAAGTGCAAAATGTAGAGTGCAAATTTTCATACgaatacaaatacaaaattttccgAAAGGGTTAACAGGTTttacgaaatttacaaataatttattttggtgCAATATAGCATAATTTACTAGATGATATGAATATATTAGGATCTTCCATTTCATTTtccttttcaatttcattttcataatgAACTGTTCGACTAGTACAAGTATATAAGtgatgaaattttctaaatttttatttgcaaaattggatATGCCAATTTTTAACTTCATGCTTTCAGAACACAGTTGCATACtggtttcaatgaaattaaattctgaCTTGAAAAAAATTAAGACGTGAAAGCGTGAACGAGGTTTAATCCGCAATTCGTATCTTTCGAGCTGCCTCGTTATTCAGTTGTCAGAGCCTGCGGAGAGGTTTGAGGCAGAAGATGGATTCGCCGAACGAATAGCGATAGGTAGAATTTCGAGTCGGATGCATCGTGAATAAGAAACATCGTGGGTATCGATAGATAATAGCGTCGAAAAATTCGCTGCGTTATTAGACGCGGTAACACGATGTTACCATCGCCTTTTTGATGTCAACCGATCAGTTCGATGACGATAACGCGAACGATACAGGTTAGAAACCGATCGATCGTTTCGTGATCCTTGGACCAAATATCGGCAATTTCAGATCAGCCCGAAGATAAGCATGTCCTTCTGGAAGGTATCAGCAAACCTCTTCGAGAGATAAAACTAAACCACCGGGCCGACGACGATAGGAAGACTTTGGAAGATTCTAAGGGTAACAGTAATGGTATGTTTTTTGGAAACCTTTAACGATGGGTGTACGATTTGGAGAGTAATGAAAATTTTGAGGTAGTTTGACAACTTTATTTTGCCACTCCTTTTGCTATCAATATCGGTCGTCCACCCTTAACATTTTCCCCGCGAATTAAGTCAGGAATTCGAAGAAATTGATCTTTGTCTCGGTATGATCGTTTATCACGAGAAACATAGAGTATAAAATGGTTGTAAACGGAGTTTCGCAATGATTACGCGTGGTCGGTAATAAATAGCCGACGCAAATGGTTAAAAGTGTAATAGCACTTAGAAAAGAAGGAGGAGTTTTGTTTCTGTCGTAGAATCTCGTATCTCGGGCGATATCTGTCGAATATGTCACATGGGCGGTTATCCAACGAACGATGAGGATCGAGCAAGTTGTAGAAGACAAGCCAGAACTGTTCGACCGGTCGACAGCGAGACATCGACATTATCCTCCTACTCGTATCTCGGTCCTTTGATCTCCGCTTGCAAGTGAGTTTATCAATATTTAgtgcaatttatcaatttcaccGGATCAGATAACGCGGCTGTGCCCACGGTAGCTGCGTTCGATTCGAATGTAGGTTACATCTAGATTAACCTACTGTCAACcaattattgataatataaagtaGTCTCAACCGGTGCAAGTAGAGAGTGCTTGACTCCTTTCCAACGATCGACACTTCTCTTTCATCGCGATCCATTAGAGGTATTTTAGAATCGGGGGAGAATGTGGCACGACTCGCTCCGAATATTTTACaacgtaatttggaaatttgagaatttctggtTACTCGAGAGTAAGAAGATAGTTTTCTCGTAAACGATTCTAAAACGAAATCGAGCACGGTAATTCGATTAGACTCGATGGACGAATTACTCGAGGTGGAATGCGGTTACGTTGACCCTAATCCAGGCACGACTTGAACAGGTGTCGAGGAACAGTGGCCCTGGTGCATGCACAGTGTCTCGAAAGATGGCTGACAGAATCGGGTCACACAAGGTGCGAACTTTGCGGATACAAATACGCTACTAAAAGGGTGCCACGTTACAGTATCTTCCGCAGTATCGCGATATGGTTCAATACCGTGATAGTAACTCGACAGGTAAGTATAATTGGCCTTTAATATATTGCCTAGTCGAGGGACAGCT
The nucleotide sequence above comes from Megachile rotundata isolate GNS110a chromosome 13, iyMegRotu1, whole genome shotgun sequence. Encoded proteins:
- the LOC100882608 gene encoding E3 ubiquitin-protein ligase MARCHF3 isoform X1, with the protein product MSTDQFDDDNANDTDQPEDKHVLLEGISKPLREIKLNHRADDDRKTLEDSKGNSNESRISGDICRICHMGGYPTNDEDRASCRRQARTVRPVDSETSTLSSYSYLGPLISACKCRGTVALVHAQCLERWLTESGHTRCELCGYKYATKRVPRYSIFRSIAIWFNTVIVTRQMFLDILYLIVTTPLALFSCYICALALRMLIRNRLHDVPWMIVAMLPTCSLTLIAYWGWIITLGRLHGRRWRRYWRSNFVIRLIPDDAIIAESRQEETLFNSSIEHFGRQRNTSNELTDIRDAIDRLN
- the LOC100882608 gene encoding E3 ubiquitin-protein ligase MARCHF3 isoform X2, producing MTITRTIQPEDKHVLLEGISKPLREIKLNHRADDDRKTLEDSKGNSNESRISGDICRICHMGGYPTNDEDRASCRRQARTVRPVDSETSTLSSYSYLGPLISACKCRGTVALVHAQCLERWLTESGHTRCELCGYKYATKRVPRYSIFRSIAIWFNTVIVTRQMFLDILYLIVTTPLALFSCYICALALRMLIRNRLHDVPWMIVAMLPTCSLTLIAYWGWIITLGRLHGRRWRRYWRSNFVIRLIPDDAIIAESRQEETLFNSSIEHFGRQRNTSNELTDIRDAIDRLN